The sequence CTATATAAGTATGCAGCATTACTGTAAAGCATGCCATTATGGACACGTTTGAGTTCTTTACATATGCCACAACTAAGTTTCAGAGGATGCTGTTTTCCAGTAAACTATGGAACAAAAGTAATGCAATCCAGTGCACTCAACAGGAATTATAGAGAGAATCCCCTGTCAGtccaatcaatatatatatattgggaatGACTTTAAACATAACCTTTATTAGTGTGCGTAAAAAATACACCTAAGGTGTGATACCATCACCAAATCAGGTGGTTCTTGCTGGATCTGCCAATGCAGAATCACTGTGAGACAAAGATATATCTTGGATATACCTCCACAGCATTAAGTGCCACTTTTAGCTTGGGGCTGGACCTAATTATTTGTCAGGCTTCCGACAAAGCTGTCCCTGGTGTATCAGGGGGCCAGTGAGTAACCGCCTGGCGGCACGGAAAGCTGTATAGCCAGTTCTGTTTAATACACTCCTCCCCCTCTTTATTTAATCTGGTTACTGCACCCCTGGGGGCTTACCCAATATGGACACCTCTCTCATGAGCATTCTTATAAGCAGAGCATGACTCTGTAAGGGTGGgtttatactgaggaattctcgcggataatgtccgctgAATTCCGCAGTATATCCGTGTGCGCGGCCGCGCggctttccgccggctccatagacaccattctatgggccggcgtattctgctatccgccaaaagaagtgacaagtGCGCGCGGACAACCGACGGGATTCCACTGAGTTtattgtgaacccaccctaaggctatgttcacactaggtaacagaccggccgttccgtgaccccggccgggtcacggaacggccggtctgtgcccggatcatcgcggccggtacttaagtacaggccggatgatccgtccggccgcagagctctgatgcgggcgcaccggagccgcttgcttcactgtgtgaactggcaggtctttctgcggccggaattcactgaattctggccgcagaaaattgacgttcgtacgtagtgtgaactgtgcagccgtacatcgtatactttccattgtacgcaaactacgtaagtctccggccgcttattcacggaacgcgatacggccggaaacttacgtagtgtgaacatagcctaaaggtgtatagaGGTGAATACTGACTGGCTCCACCCCTCTGAAATGTGTTGGGAGTATTGCTTTCTAGGGTATCGGGTGCCTCCTGATATACCCTTTGGACTATCTATGTGTTTATTGGCAGTAACAGTGACACAGACATTAATCTGTGAtcctttttatttactttttctatAGGCTGTTTGAACAAGAACAGCTCTATTTGCTGATTGTTTAACATATTAGGTTTATTTTATACGCACACTAATAAAGGGTATGTTCTCGGTAAACTAAAAATATAGAAGGAAATATATCAAATAAATAACATTCAGCTTGTACTGAATTAAGCTTGTTCACCATTGCTTGGgctggtttttaaaaaaaatgtataaagtgaTTTCAAATGTGAAGATGTGTATGGTTGGTCAGCATTTCTGCTTGAAGAaaattggaggagatttataTACCATGTTAAAAGACTGCGacattgggtgttttttttttttttttagggttatacagtgttagaaaaacatggccactttgttccagggacagcaccactcttgtctgcagtttaggtgcaggtttttcaattccagttccattgaagtgaatggaccttaattgcaaaccacacctgaaccagTGCCTGTGATGcgccgcatcacagagctcccataCCCTGCCAGCTGTCATCTTCTACCCGATTCCGGGTACGTCACGACCCGAGATCCACGtcacagactggtgggatttagcccactcagccaatcactgactgtagcACTGTCCCATCCCAATCACTGAGTGGGGCATCCATCGTCTGTAGCCGacggggagctcagaagacagccggcggggtccaggagtgggacacaGCTCTGCGCAGGTGCCGGggcaggtgactataacttgttgtttatttttcccccaccccctgcccatactGATTTTTTACTTCCCGTCCGGACTTCTCTAAGTGGGTGTTCCAACTGGAAGTTTCTTATTCAGTCCTTAGTTATATATGCCTTACATATTTACCTGGTACAGTCTATAATTCCTGAGTATGTATCCTCATTTACACCCCTCTGTAATGACTGCAATCTTGTCTTTATCACTGCAAAATGGAAATAAGAGAAGATACAGATTTATTTAACAAACAGAAGAGTGAAATTCATTGGGGCAGGTTTAAGTTTGAAAGGGGACGTAGTAAAGGGGGCAGGGGTGGCATGCATGTGACTATGTGCACCAAATATTGCAcaaaaacttagactagacagtctacaaaTGTGTCACAGATGTCTACTGTGATGTATCTGAGGACATATACCAATAGGTAAATGTATACATAGGAACAAATACCTCAAATAATGGACAGAGCCTAAGGCAACATACCATCACAAGGGTTAACAGCAACTGCAGCGGTGCTCCCCGCCGCACAACCTGCCAGGAATGAGACGAAGAAGGGAGCCTTCTCATCCGGAGACTTTTGACCGAGTTTGTTCAGGTTGGCAAACAGAGGGAAATAAATAATAGAGAAGGGCACATCCCTGTAATAGCAAGAACCACTGACGTTAGTGATAATATAACTAGAAAGGACGGAAAACAATCTAAAGAAAATGAcagagaagaagatgaagaaaaGGCCGTGCAGCTGTTCATGGTAGTGGTATGTGATTGCAGAAGTCATTGTAATGAGTGACACGGAGCTGGTGGGCAGCCTGGCAGAGCTTCACAAGACACCCACCCCTACTCATTCTATGTTGGCAGCTGTCCTGTGTGCCCTCTAGTTCTTATCTACAAGGTTGCTATGTTACCTATGTGTATCATGCAGTGTactcagcatccgttagtaacaTGGTTGACATTAGTTTGTAATATGAAGCTTCCGTGGTTACATTACACATAATACAAAGAACAGCACCTTTTGTAACTTGTATAAATAGccaaatatacaatgtatccgtgAACATGTACACACTGATACTGGATACTAGCTGTAGTAACCTTAGCAGAGTGGCTCCCAGGCCTTTATACAGTCCAGCAATGCCTTTGCTCCTTAGAAGTTCCCTGGATATGGCTATGGCAGTGGGTCGCGCTGAGCTGGCCTCCACCGCTGCACCGCTCAGGCCGGCCTGGCTGGCCATTAGCTTCTTCTGGGCAGCTGGGAAAATAAAGAGTGCAAAGAGTTTATTCAGATCTTCAGATTTATTGTTCAGATTCAGCTATTGAATGATATATTAGGAACTGGTAGTGTTGAGAATAAGGACCCAGATATTTAGAAAAGTCCTTTATGCAATAGACACATGTCCTATGTCAAGAGAGACTTGGAAGTAGTGACTATGGAGCAACCGGAATGCTTTACAACAGGAGAATCTttttatagaatatatatatgtgcaaaaaagagcctgtggagcctcatttaagagtctcaaaacacaggactagccacatatcgctccgggaaggacccagccaaggggtggctcctgtagggaaaccaccaaaaccaccatattaagtgaccctataagtcaatgtaatgacaagggagaaaacaaggccaggtagccatccacagacagctgtttcggggtgttgcctctcatcagtgtggaacggGATTCTGGCTAGGAGGGAGCAATGGCTATTAGAgctattaggctccattcacacggagtaaaacttgcagaattctgcagcagaagtttccgccgcggaatcccgccagcctctgtgtcatactggcaatCTATGGGTGGCTTgagtgcctcctctctctgcgcggaagaatggacatgtctattcttccgcgcggagagaggaggcacgcaagcctcccatagactgccagtatgacgcggaggctggtgggatttgcGGAATTGCGGCAGTTTTACTccttgtgaacggagcctaatagaaacagatcactgatctcaaggagaccagccaaagataacactgcgggcttctggttaaagtgctcaatgcagtgaaatcctaggtgaatatatatatttatgtgtaaaAAATGGAACCTATGAAGCCGCTCATCACATTTGACCTGTTAGATTAGGCACCTGACATATTAAATGAAAATGTCTTCCCATGAGAGGCATCTATGTGATTGTATATACAAGCACTTCTATTTCTCCAGTGCCCAGGACTTGCTGTATAAACCCAGATTGATAGCAGagctatatacatggatatacAGCATCTCATCTCAGGAACCTTATTTAGAAGGTTAGCTCTTGCACACAGTTAAATAACAATGCAGTTTTACCCAGCCGTCCAGCATCTTGTAGCTGGATTTTCAGCATCTCCATAGGTGTAGTGACTATTACTTGACATGTTCCAGCACCACAGCCAGCAAGCATCTCCTTTACCAGTGTCAGCTTCTTCCTGTAGTATGAAAACATTGGTGACATGAATCATTCTCTATCACTATAAAACATTTACAGAGCGTTCTATTGTTTCATGCAGTCCACCATATTTGGTACTAACTTGAAGCTCCAGGAGTTTATTGCAAAAATCTCTAACAGAGCCCTCGGCTATCATATGTCATTCATGGGATTGGGCTTCTCATGAGCCGGACCTCCTTGGCCCCTATAATTACTGCTTGATCTAAAGTGATGGTGACACATTCAGGGGAGTGGCTGGGGGGCTACTGGAGCATATGCCATGGATGCTGGGtgctgcgagggggggggggtagttggtCACTATCACTTCTCTCCTATTTCACCAGGTTGATTAGCTAGAAAGGTGAGTGAAAGACAATGTAGGACACCTCAGTGCTGGAGAGGTTTAGCAGCACCAGGCCATAGTATATAGTGAGTACATCTGGATCAAGAACACCACTTTGGCAGCAGCACTGTACATATGAGCAGTCATTATATGGAATGTTACAGCCTAGGAGGTATATGTATAGGAATTAGgccagcactatatggggaatgtATCTAAATGCGTTGTCAGGAGTGACTTTCCAAATTGTGCTGCAGTCCTGTAGCGCTTCTGGTTGAGTCACTGTGATATTATGTGAGTTTCTCTACAAGGATGCGGGCCAGAATCTATTCTCAGCTTGTTTAATTGATGGAATAGTTCCCAAGTTCCCAGTTATTAGCTGGTTTCCAGCAGGTGGCTGCCGATCTGTGCTCCAGTCCTATAGCCCGCTCTGTCTAATTAGGCTTGTAAAGCAAAAAATCAATAAGAAGTCATTTGTTTTCTGGTAGTCCTAACTGACTTGTGGTTTAGTGTCTGGAATATCATATTCACTGATGGTATAGGGCTGCCTTGGCCTACATTCACCTGGTTCattcatctagtctgcccttatattaaaTCCATTTATTAttctcttaggatagatatatgtttatcccaggcagtttTACATTTAGTCACtgaagatttaccaaccacatctgctggaagttttttccaagcatctactactcttttggtAAAATAATATGTCATGTTGTATCTGATCTTTTCTCCCTTTTAACCTTGGTTTGCTCTAAATTGTTTTTGTTtcttattaaagcaaatgtaccatcaaaaCTACTGAAAGATTTTTTGCAGTACCTGCTGGGGTGCCGGGATCCCGGTGGGGCGATCCTTTTTTCATCACGCTGCCTGGATGCCACGCTCTGTGCCGTTTTCTGTTTAAGCATCAGCCCggtgcccccagtgtgatgatagcCCCTCAGTGATGCGTGTCCATTAGAATTAAGAAGggacgcatcacagaggggaggggttatcGCTACACTGGGGGGTGGCGGGCCTGCCCCAGTGCTCTGAGCCAGGCCTGTGCTCAGAGAAAATGGTGCTGCATGCCGATCACGGGAACCTggcagcattttgaaaaaagggCCATGCCACTGGGATCCCCACGCGAAAGCCTAGcaggtactgcaaaaaaaaaaattactgtagtTTTTATGGTACATGtgctttaaagtgaatataccatcaggtacaacgctttaagatttttacatgaatagactggtgaggagatgccggtcccacagtcctttttttgaaccatgtcCCGGTTCCTGCACACAATGCTGGTCCATTCCCGACCTGAAGCGCTGGAGGCGGGCCCGCCcgtccccagtgtgatgaaatgtggctccattgattctaatggaaccggagccacgtcacagaggggagggtagaacttcacactgggggcaggcgggcttgcctctagtgcttcaggccTGGGCCAGTGCCTGGAAATAGATCTACGTAATGCACAGCAAGCGGGCTGCGGATCAAAAAAAGGACCTGAGTGTCAGGTACATAGCTTTGAGATTTTTACTTCAATGGACCAGTGCCCATTCGCTTTAAGGACACTTcgctcttgaaccttatttagcccttAAACAGCCATATGCACTTAACAGGAGCTGCTCcgtataattatatcacttggTTGATGGATGTAGaagaatattaaaaaaagaaagtggaTTGGCTAAATGGAAGAACAGGAAATTGTGTCTCCCCATTTATCTAGTACCGACAAAATTGCTGACAAGGCTGAATTGTTTCTTTAGACATTGTAATAgttttgtatagctgagtgctgAGAAGTGAGCCACACAGGGGTTAACTCTCTGCAGATGACTGCAGTACAGTATGTGAACACCAGGTGGCAGACTTGCACAGATGCATGCAGGTGACGCTATAAATGGCCTATCAAGTGCTGCAGAGGCGAAAGTGTTGACAGCACAATCCTTTATATTATTCAGCACAATGATTATTTGCGTCTGCCCAGTTATCATTGTTGTACAGAACACTTCAGAAGAACACAGCTGCATGCAAATGGGATTTTGGCATGATAACAGTAAAGGAAGACCTGATCTCTGTCCAAAGTAACAAGCTGAGCACatgacctccctcctccccacctttccCATACTCCACCAGGGCACTAGGTCATCTTTGGTCAATTTACTCACAGATTTACTAAAACCAAAAAGTTACTAACTCTAAAAATACTCTTTACAGGTTCTGATGCATTGTGTTATAGGAGCCCGGCTAAATTATGTGACTAAGTCCTTACTCCAGTAGTTCAAAGAGCAATACTAGAATAAGTCTGCCCTTACATCTGTATCAGAGTCACCATCTCACATTCAGCCTAATTTGGCAGCAGATATATTTAATCTTATCGCCAGTATTAACTTAGTATTAGCTGCTGCAGTATtagctcttctgtgggatcaAACCATAggccggtgaatactttaccagtcCGTGCTCCGGCCTCCTTCTGTGGCTCCCAACATcctgatgtcccactcagccaatcagtgcgctgtcgggagccacagaagcaagccggagtgggttAAGGGGGGTGACTCTTGACATATTTGcaacggaatgaaaattccgctgtgagtatgtaaacctattcaaaaagGATTTTGCTgtaaaactcgcagcgtgaaatccgctgcaattcacTTTCGCGTGAACCGCCCCAAAAGGTTATTCCCATCTCgggcatttatggcatatccgcAGGCTATGCTATAATTACCTTATAAATGCAGGTCCCCCAACTCAAGATGGAGGGTGCCCCCAACACTCTCTGACCTGCTTGTGGTCCATGGAGGTGGTTACAAATCTAAAAACAACTGAATGAGATGTTTTACACAGAGAGCTTATACTTCTATACTGACTACACAACTAGGCTGAAGGAGACTGGGAACTCttaatcttaaagtgactgtaccaccaggcccaggctgaagcactggaggcgggccgacccacccttagtgggaggaaacccccgcccctctatgatagggttccattgattctaatggtgcgtttacacgtaacgattatcgtacaaatttgcgcgataacgatcgaattcgaatgataatcgtacgtgtaaacgcagcgaacgatcatacgacgaacgatacatcgcgcattttgatctttcaacatgttatcaaatcgtcgttcgtcgttcgcaaaaaattcgcaaatcgttccgtgtgaacagtcgttcgctgatttaaccaatgtgtgagataggcttaagcattcgcaaaacgatcgcacaacgaattttccgtacgatatatcgtaccgtctaaacgctgctcgttatgaaaaaaaaaagttactccgacatcgttaatcgtacgatcgggccaattatcgttacgtgtaaatgcagcattatggagtcacatcatggaggggctggggtttcttcctactggggggcctccagtgcttcagcctgggcctggtggtacagtcactttaagaagtaGCACCCTCATCTTTGATGTGCAGCCATGCCATAAATGTCCAGATGATaatatacccctttaaataaagtaaGTTTTCCTTCTTGAAGCAGCCGCCCCCATTCATATGCTCTCCTTCATCTCCATCTGTTGCTGATTTTTCCTCATGTTCTCTCTTATCAGTTCATCCACATTATGTAACTTTGTAACTTCTACATGCCGGCCTGCATACCTGACAACAAATACAACAATTTGGGGGCAAATACAAGAAGTTATCCTAAGGCCAGTGTCACACGAACAGAATCTacagcagatttaaagttgca is a genomic window of Dendropsophus ebraccatus isolate aDenEbr1 chromosome 4, aDenEbr1.pat, whole genome shotgun sequence containing:
- the SLC25A22 gene encoding mitochondrial glutamate carrier 1, whose translation is MADKQISLPAKLINGGIAGLIGVTCVFPIDLAKTRLQNQQNGQRMYTSMSDCLIKTIRSEGYFGMYRGAAVNLTLVTPEKAIKLAANDFFRQSLSKDGKKLTLVKEMLAGCGAGTCQVIVTTPMEMLKIQLQDAGRLAAQKKLMASQAGLSGAAVEASSARPTAIAISRELLRSKGIAGLYKGLGATLLRDVPFSIIYFPLFANLNKLGQKSPDEKAPFFVSFLAGCAAGSTAAVAVNPCDVIKTRLQSLQRGVNEDTYSGIIDCTRKIWQREGPAAFLKGAYCRALVIAPLFGIAQVVYFIGIGEFLLSFLPSKRD